The genomic DNA ATGTAATGATATCAGTTTTGGTTTCTTCATCTTGCTTGTCAGGAACTTTACTCGTAATTTACTTTTGGTTATAGGATCATATAAATCCTAATTCAAGAAGTTTTCCCAAAGTTGTATTTTGCTTGTGTATGCATTacttttagggaaaaaaaagtatgttcTCTTCATTTCTTGTTGTCCAAGAGCATCATAGTTCACTCGGTTTTTCCtgtgatttttgtttttatcttcATGGACTTGCAAACTGCATATGCACAAGAGCTGAAATCTAAGAATTAAGTCCTGAGTAATTGCATTTGTATGGTTGCTGGCCACtgctaaatttttttgaagttTAACAAGCAATTTAAGTATGATATCCTTTGTCATTGCAACTATGATGCTATCCCGGTAAAAACTTAGTGTGAGAAGTATGGACTGGATGTCTTTGTGGGCTTTCATGGTTCTACATTCATGCTCTAGTTTCAGAATGGACTCGAAACTCTTAGCCTTCTTAAGGTTGGAATGTCAAAATTAATAGGTGGGGGTATATATTTCAGTTCTTGTAGCTCCTCTCTAGACTTTTTGGGAGTACAAACTGCCTCTTTAACATTTTGAGTTCCCATAATGGATATGTGAACATCATATGTCAGTTGATCTTCATATTTTTTAGCTGAGTACTCAATCTTATTCCTCTTTTGGCTCGATTTTAGTGTTATCTCTTTTATAATTGAGGATTAACTATGAATTTTACCTTAAGAAAAAGGTATTCTACAGTTTGTGATTGGCAATGATCTTTACCTTAACAACAAGCTCGGCATTTTGGGAGGATTTCACTTGTTTGGATGTAAGCCAGTGCACGTTAAACAAATCTATTGTGCAGGTGGCTTCTAACTATGTGGTGTCTGGGAAATCTGGTGTTCTTTCACTGTTCCTGGTCCTTGGAACCAAGGTATTGCCGACCCTGTCTGTCGTCTTTGTCTCTGAAGGCCCATCCATGTGCGTGTGCACGCACACGCACCTACTCAGTCTCAGGCATTAGTGGATGTAGATTGTAGCCACAGGATTGATGTGCATGCTTGGACCTCATTTGTTCAATACCTTGAAATTCTACGACTTATATTTTATAGGCAAGCCTTTGGTCTAGAAAGCATTTCAAGATGACAATTATGTCTATGGAAGATTCGCACGAAGAAGAACATTCCAAAGTCTTTTATCAGGTAATACTATCTGTGAAATAATTTACCATTGTCTCTTTCAGCAATTCATCGGTGGAGAAAACCTGCTTGAATATGATCTAATGATGGAACCTATCCTAGCCAACTGGCTGCTTACTTTTAGAGTAGAAGAGAAATGATGTAATCAGGttgtttaatttaataaagttAGGTGTTACGTTTCGAGGAGCGACATGATTTGATTGTTAGCATGCTTTTAAGCCAATGCATATGTTTGAAACTACGAAAATTTGTGTTGCAGCTGCTTCTGGATGTGCTGAATTTCTCTGCTGCAAGCTTTTCTGCTCCCACTGATTCCTATGCCTTCgaagaaaataatttggtGGGCATTGTCGAGAACTCCATCCTAGAACAACTGGCTTTGATGAAAGACTTACTGGAACATATCACGGTACTTATACCATACATTTTATGGTTATCCGGATCTCTCTTATCTGAGAAACCTATATTTTATTCCCAAGTCTATAATGAGATGCACATATTCCTTGTATTTCAGACGGTTCATATTCCTTGTTTCAGATACTTTAGCCGAAAAGGCAAAAAGATGCTCACAGCTTGATGAAAGTAACCTTTTTGTTTGATTAGCATTGAGATATAATTGTCACAAAGTAGATTATGATCACAGGTGGTACATGAGGAATTTACTGAATTAAGTTTTGAGTCCATGATATCAGTCTCTGTCTTgtgctcttttctttttccaagcaagattttttttctgtcTAGATACTATAATATTGGagggattttcctttttatgttATTTCCAGAGACTAGAATCCTATGGTTCTGAAGTACTAAAGGTTTCTCAGTTGGTGATTGATTCTATTATAAGATTCTGTGGAGAGCAATGCCAAGCTAAAAGCTGGGATAGCTTTTCAAAAAATCCTGACAAAGAAGGGATCATGGATTGTGAAGGAACTATTAGTGTGAATCCTATCATCAACATAAGGAAATATGCCATTCAGAGGTTATGTGAATTGGGGACTGTTGCAGCTAAAGGTGGACATCTTGTAAGCATCCTTAACACCTCATGGAAGGGGGTTGTTACGCTTCTTCAACAAGACAATGGATCACTTGAAGCTGTGCTTGATGTGTCAGATATCatcctaaaattaatttcactGGCTAATCATTCTCTCAGAAGTGCAGCTGAGTCTTGGTCATCCTCATTAAAAGAACCTATTTCTGTAGCAGTAGCTAGAAGAACATTCGTCCCTGTCAAGTTTTACCTGGTTAATGCTGTGAAGATATCTTCCTTTTGTCCTACTCAAGCATTTCTTGTGCATAGGGAGATAATCCTATGTGTTATGATGATCTCATCCTTCAGAGTTTCATTGAGCACAGAAACGAATCTTAAGATTGCGAGTGAAGTGTCATCAGAACTTTTGGAGCAAATGTCCATGAGCTTACTTTATTCTATACTAAATCCAGATGAAGTGGAAGAGCAGATGAAGTTCGAAATTATGGACCGTTTGTTCACAAGTGAAGGTTGCCACAGTTCTTCTCAAGAAGACCCATGTGGACATAATATAAtgcaaatggagaaaatctttTCACTTACCTGTGATTCTATTTCTTGTACAAAGACACTAATACTAGGCAGGGTTCTCTTATTCATGTGCCTTCTGAGATCTTCTATTGATGCTGAGGAGAATGTGAAGATCGTGATTACCCGAAAGCTCGGATGGCTTTTTAACATGCTTATTGATGAAGAAGTGTATGCTTGCATCCTTTCCATGCAAATTCCTCTTTCGCATGGAACCAAACAGAAAACTCAGTTCGTCTGGGAACCGatgtttctctctcttttggaATCACTGAAGACCTTCATGATTGCAGCTTCCTCTAGTCTTGCCTGGGGAGAACTTGTGTCGTTCTTGCTCGATAATATCTTCCATCCTCACCTCCTTTGCTGGGAGATTGTAATGGAACTCTTGTGCTTCTTGATGCGGTATGCTGAGAAAAATGTGGCCAGCAGCCTTATTGATAAACTCTGCTCTTGTTTTAAATCAGTGGCTTGCTTGGGATCAATTCTTGATCCTAATTCAGCTGTGAGGAAAATTGCGAGATCCATATCCATGCTAGTTAAATGTGGTGCTCAACCTGTGGCAGATCGAGTACATAGTTCTCTTATTGGTGGAGATAGATCACAGCTGTCTTCAGTTATGCTCGTTGCTTTGCTCATGGAAGGCTTCTCATTGCAATTGCTGTCAGATAACTTCAGGGAGATTGTTAGAAAGAGAATAATCACCGACTACTGTGGTTTCATAGAGACTTTTCATGGCAAATTATTGGGAGCTTGCGGTTCTAGTCTGTTTGGGGCTCCAGTGTTTGCTCTGTCTGCCTCTCTACCATCACTGTAAGTTTCCTAAACTAATTTTTTGGGATCACTTTTAggttaaaaggaaaattttcttCCATGTCAACGATAGAAGGTTTATTTCCTGGATTTATTACACGTCAAAAAATATACAACTAAAATAACTTCTATCagcattattttttctttttttttacctcGATTGGTCTGTGCTGGAAAATAACTTAATAAATTTACGTCCTGTTTcttattgcatttttttcagATAATGGATGACTTATTTCCTCCATTTCTGATGATCCTGTTCATATCTTGCGAAGAAAACtgtaatattttcttttgatttagAAGTTACAGCCGGCGCTCTCTATTGGTTTGCAACAGCCacattattcatatattttcttatgatTTCTTATGTATCTTTTCTTGGTAGAAGTTTGACTCGTAATCCTAGCTATCCTCTATCATTACTACATTagtctcatttttttttccatctttgccatttgattgaaattttaatagaCGATAAAAATTCAGATTCTTAAGAAAAGTTGACTCCTAATTCTAAATGCACGAAACATCAATTTTTCAGCAATAGTTAACAGCTATTTCATTCTTGTAGTCAGGTCAATGAATCTGGTATTGACAAGAAGACCCTGCAGTTCTTATTTGCTATTCTAGGCACCCTCTCCGAGTCCTCAGACACGAGAGTATCATACAATTGTCATAGGCTCTTGGCAGAGACGTTAGGGATCTTCTCTCACATGAACGGCCTTTACAAATCGAATGAAATGGAAGCTATCATCTTACAACTTCACAAACTATTCATCTCCAAGGCAGCTTCTGATACCCAACAACAAAGGTCCAAGGCTGAGCTAGCCCTTTTCATGGCAGGATTCGGCCACATGGATATGTCTGAGACAGAGGAATGCAAAAAGGGCTCTGCTGTGTGCGGTCTGTATCATATGCTGTTGAGAGAACGCCACTGGGCTCTCATACATTTGGCCATAGCATCATTCGGGTATTTTGCTGCACGGAGTTCATGCAATCAGCTGTGGAGATTTGTGCCTGATAATGCGGCACTGTCTTATGATATACTAGGTGGATACGAGGTCAGCGAGGAAAGGTTTATGTGCGAATTCAAGGCATTTCTTGAGAAAGAAAGAGCGCTACCTGAGCTTGCGCCAAGCTCCGAGCAAATTCTGCTGCTTCAGGAAGAAGCTGCGTTGCTTAAAGAAGCTGTCAGGAAGAAGATTCAAACTTTGGAGACTGAGGAAATGGACTGTGAGGTCGTGGAAATTGATCATGAACAGCTCTCAAGCAAGAGGAGAAAGATGCCTGATGGAATCAGCAAGGGAGTCGAGCTGCTGCAGAGTGGTTTGAAGGTCATCGGCGAAGGCCTTTCCCAGTGGCAGAAAACTCAGCCCAATTCCTTGGACCTTCACGATAAGCTTCTGACCCATTTTTCTTGCCTGGAAGATGCGATAACTAATTTAGCTAGCATCGCTGGTAGTGGGAGCAACTGAGTTTTCGTATTCATGCTTACTTGCAGTTGCATCACTAAATCAGGAGATTCGAATGATATTTCTCAGTTATCATCTTTCAAAGTCTGAAAGGACCACCCGTAGCTTCTTACCTTGCTGTCCCTCTATTACTGAAAGTTGGCTTCACTTATCAATATCATGCCGGCGAGGCACCCACTCTTAACCCAGAAAagaagggggggaaaaaatagATAAGCAATTACCTATGTAGGGGTTAGGAGGCCGAATATGCTGGACTTAGAGGCTATCGGGGAATTCGCCAAGGGTGTGGTGGGTGCAGGCGAGGCCCCATCCAGGTTTGCTACGTGCTTGAGATATATGGCGTGGCAAGAGGGGTTGCAAAACTTacacataaaaaaatgaaCTTCATATTCACATCAGATATATCatcaataatttatttttcaggtAAATCCATGAAGGCATGAATTTTCATTTAGATATCGAATCTAGCATGTCTTCAGTGTATTTGTTCTATAGCTGATGTAGGCATAATTTTTCAATGCTATTGCTTACATGGCAATGACAcatcattaaaataaaagaaaaatgaaaaaaaaatcccctgATCTAATTGGGCTCTTGCCGGCGGGGGAGGCCTTGTCGGTGGACCCCATACCCCGGAATGAGGTTGCTGATGCCTTCAGATTTAGTTAGGGCCATCATAGAGGACTAGCGACCTCATTCGAGGGTGTGGATCACTGGTGAGGCATCCATGGTTGACATTAAGAAACCCTACCCCTGTAAACCCACCCCCACGCTTCAGTCCCTATCGCCGACGCGTCGGCTTGAGCTGGACGCATCCGATGGCAATCACCTTTCCCCGATCCGATTTAGtctttctcctcctccttcagtGTCTCTCATCCTTCTCCGACTCGTTTTGCCGTCTTCCCCTGCTCCCAACCCCACATCGCCATCGCCACCCACCTACTGCACCCAGCCACCAATCTACCGCTTCCCCTGCTCCTACTTTATATGCCAGCCCAGCTCCCCATCCCTTACCGCTACTCTTGTCGCCGGTGGTGCACCTTCAAGGCTCCTCTCCTCCATCGTCACTTGCCGTTTCCATCGCCTACCATCcattgctgctccccttttcaCCATTGCAATGGCGCCCCCCTCAGATCTGAGCCAACTTATTCCAATAGAGTCAAATCTTGCTCATCCTGACCGGATCTAGGTCAAATccggacagacccgactggattTGGCTTCGCCTTATTCAAATAACATCAGATCCTTATGCTTGTTGTTGGTGTGTTTTCTTATTTGTATAAGCTTGATTCTTCAATCAGGCGGCTCACAAGTACCCGTGTTGGGCGCTGGTATGGCCACCTTCCACATTTCCCATTAGTAAAATCATAGGTTGTTAGGGCTGATATCGTCGATGCCTTATCAACGTGGCCGGGCGCAGTTCTTGGGTTCGTGCTGTGGTTTCCTTTGGAGTTATGAGGATTCATCGTGAGGTTACTCGATCCTATTAATTTGTGATTGGGTAACTCTAGTCCATATCCTGTCGAGTTAGCAAGACTCGTGTCGTCGCATATTGTCTTTCGGCACCCGAACGTACATTATGTTTACTCataataaaagggaaaatgacacttgTGGTTCTATATGTTTGTCAATTTTTGACATCGAGTCCTAAATGTTTCACTTTGGAAAAATAAGTTCtaaaaagtttgaaaaagtGTTAGCGTTGGTCCTAAATCTAACTGACCGTTATCGTCACGCCTACGTGGAGATAATGCCGTTAAGGCCGCCCACGTGGCCGTTAAATGCTGACATGGCACGTTACTATTGGACGCCAAATTTCGACTCGACTTTATCACGGCCGACCCGACTTGCTCCCTTTGTACCTGACTTCCATCCTTACAACCCGagccctcttcttcttccccaccCGCAACCTCCTCcccatcttcctcttcctgtATAGAGTCTCCCCTTTCTCAGTCGCACGGGGCGTCTTGGACTTCTTCTTCCCTCCTCCttccttcttgttcttcttatTTCCCTCCTTCTCTTCTTTAATCGAGAAAGTCAATCACTCAACCCCAAACCAGAAAACCATTTCCAGGCCAGCTAAAATATAGATCACATGAATTGCCTTAAGAATCATCAATCAGATAGattcattttttgaaaaaggaTTATTCAAGGAGCAAAGGATCCCTTCTATCGATATCAGTGGTTCGCCAGACTTACTCCTCTTGGTTCATCAACTCATCTTATTCTTGGATCTTGTTCGTGGGTtgagaaaagaaatattttgatgttaatggAGGTGATCCCTCTGATTGAGTGATTATATATGCATGTCTCTGCTTAATGGATTGAATTAATTGACTGGGTGAGGACTCTAGGAACAAGAACAACGGATCTCTAACATCCCGAATCCCCAGCAATGGCCTTTGATTCGTTTGTTCATGATTTCCAGAAACCCTAAGATTGCAAATTGCCAAGCTGAAAACTGAGCTAATTCCGGATAATTCAAAAAACACAAAGCACAACAcagagaggaggagagaaCGGAGCTGGGTTGCGTGGTGCTATGGTGCCCATTTGCAGGGGCGGCACCGGGGTGGAGAGCATGGTTTGCAGGGGCGACATTTCGGGTGGAGAAGAAGACATTCGGACCCAAACCGACTCGATTCTGGGTGGGACCCGACATCCAGACCCGAACCAACTCGTGACCACTCACGaagcgccacgtcagcatttaACGGCCACGTGGGCGGCCTTAACGGTGTTATTTCCACGTAAGTGTGACGGTAACGGTCAGTCAGATTTAGGACCAACGCTGACACTTTTACAAACCTTTTAGTACTTATTTTTCTGAAGTGAAACATTTAGGACTCGATgtcaaaaattgacaaatatataagaccacaagtgtcattttccctaaAATCTACTTACTACTGACAAAAAAATGGTTGACTTTGAGAGATCCTGCCCTGACATTGGGATCTCTCAATGTCGGAGGCCCTCATCCCTCTTGTAGAGGTTGCCAGCTAACTTTGATAGCGTCGACCCTCATCCCAAGGGCAAGGGGACGCTGGCATTGCCACAGCCGACATTGAGAGACCCAATTCTGATCTCTCAATGTCAGGGTGTTAGCACCATCTAAGCTAGGCGAAGACGTCCCCTGCTCCCATCTAACCTTTTAATttatgttttaaattttttttatcttttatttttaatgatgtgTCATTGCCATGTAAACAATgatattgaaaaattacatCCACATCATCTATGGACAAAAATATTGAAGACGTAATAGATTTAAGATTTAAATGGTAGTTCGTTAACTTTTATTTGTAATTAGTGAAATAGCACATGTATATgttaatttacaatttttttatatcaatctCAACATAATATGAGTTTTGATATGCACAAAGtaattgataaatttattacatttctcaaattatttatttaactaatttttaaagttGATGTTACatgtaaatacatatatatgtacatgtaatatatgtaatatatatatatatatatgtattttcaaAGTTGACAATTATCCAACTATTGTTTTAAGACTAAAAGAGAATATTCAATGAGTATTACTTATTCATTTTGGACGAGTAAGGACCAATCAAAATGCTTGTAAGTGTGAATCTGTGAACTCATTGTGGGGTCAGTTTCTCACTTTCAAATATTCTAATTGGGTGTTACACATCCAAGTGAAAGAGTAATACTCACATAATATTTACTTAGACTAAAAAGCAAGAACACATactaccgaaaaaagaaaacagatACACAAGAAAAGTTGGCATATACTAACAAACCAAATTAGTTAGCCAAATGAGAACTTCACGACAGTAAATATGTCTAAGATAATAATTTCaccttaaaaaatatttaagtaaaaaattttgttGGTATTAATAGATTACATGTTCAATACTCAATAGGATTACCTGTGCctctttattaaataatagGATTTATGTTTCATTGTATTAAGCTCATAAGCCaactttataataataaaaaaaatgctgGTACATGGCTAcccttccttttattttttttaattgcagGTGTCTGTCCTGTCCAATTTTGAACCATTGTTATTGTTCTCCTACTCTATATGGTTCTATTTGATATGCGGGATTGTAATTAAATggaataaatatttcattcttATACTCCATTTACTTATTTGGTCTCACTTATGTGAGATGGAAAGGGCATTCTtatgtaataatattttttcttaaataagataAATGAGCATtcgttaaaaaaaataatggtcATACTCCTAtatcaacatttttttttaatatcatatgttttattttaatatcttgctaagaatatatatattatataaagtcATTATCatgttaaaaataataactatttttctctcaatatatattacatttcATTATAGAAAATCCATttcattgcattccattcTTGCGTACCGAATGAGGCCATATCATATTTCcgaggggaaaaaaagtccatatcatattaaaaaaaattataaatccaCTGTAGACTAAAGTTTGTACTAACAAAAAGAggtaaaaaatattaactttAGGATAcctcaggaaaaaaaaatcaacgttAGAATAAAACTAAGATAACATATAAATGTTGTGATATAtgactttattttttctagaaaaattactgacattaaatattttaaaaaatacacaaaATTACACGAATACAAGGTACTAATACATATTGGTATAATGGCTGGAACATTTatgaatagaaattttaaaaaattattaatgtcGAAAAAATACGTTAAATTACACAGACATGGGGTATTAACACGTATTGGCATACATCAAACACTTATAAGTGAAAAGTTAAAAACTAATACTAATATATGAAAAACAAATACACGAATGCTATAACTTCAAAAAAAAGTTGGGGAATAGTAGAAAAAAGTTATATAAAGTTATATATAAATCACCCCGATCCTATTCTgtctctttatttatttatttatttatttatttcattaatcgACTTTCGTTTgactaaaattttttaaatatcataAACAGTTTCTGTAAACGAGGCgcattttcaagaaaatatagAATATTGGAGATATTTAAATAGGTTTGATTTTTTATCGGATCATAAGTACACACTTTTTGAAGatctcttccttctctttaAGATCACGCATCGATCGCAACGATTCGGTGAAGGGCTTATGGGGATTGATGTAGATGAACTATAACCTCTATAAATGTATATGAAGTTTTCTCCTCATACAATTCTAGAAATTGgaagttagaaaaaaatatggttTCTCCTTCCC from Punica granatum isolate Tunisia-2019 chromosome 2, ASM765513v2, whole genome shotgun sequence includes the following:
- the LOC116196600 gene encoding uncharacterized protein LOC116196600 isoform X2 — protein: MIFTLTTSSAFWEDFTCLDVSQCTLNKSIVQVASNYVVSGKSGVLSLFLVLGTKASLWSRKHFKMTIMSMEDSHEEEHSKVFYQLLLDVLNFSAASFSAPTDSYAFEENNLVGIVENSILEQLALMKDLLEHITRLESYGSEVLKVSQLVIDSIIRFCGEQCQAKSWDSFSKNPDKEGIMDCEGTISVNPIINIRKYAIQRLCELGTVAAKGGHLVSILNTSWKGVVTLLQQDNGSLEAVLDVSDIILKLISLANHSLRSAAESWSSSLKEPISVAVARRTFVPVKFYLVNAVKISSFCPTQAFLVHREIILCVMMISSFRVSLSTETNLKIASEVSSELLEQMSMSLLYSILNPDEVEEQMKFEIMDRLFTSEGCHSSSQEDPCGHNIMQMEKIFSLTCDSISCTKTLILGRVLLFMCLLRSSIDAEENVKIVITRKLGWLFNMLIDEEVYACILSMQIPLSHGTKQKTQFVWEPMFLSLLESLKTFMIAASSSLAWGELVSFLLDNIFHPHLLCWEIVMELLCFLMRYAEKNVASSLIDKLCSCFKSVACLGSILDPNSAVRKIARSISMLVKCGAQPVADRVHSSLIGGDRSQLSSVMLVALLMEGFSLQLLSDNFREIVRKRIITDYCGFIETFHGKLLGACGSSLFGAPVFALSASLPSLQVNESGIDKKTLQFLFAILGTLSESSDTRVSYNCHRLLAETLGIFSHMNGLYKSNEMEAIILQLHKLFISKAASDTQQQRSKAELALFMAGFGHMDMSETEECKKGSAVCGLYHMLLRERHWALIHLAIASFGYFAARSSCNQLWRFVPDNAALSYDILGGYEVSEERFMCEFKAFLEKERALPELAPSSEQILLLQEEAALLKEAVRKKIQTLETEEMDCEVVEIDHEQLSSKRRKMPDGISKGVELLQSGLKVIGEGLSQWQKTQPNSLDLHDKLLTHFSCLEDAITNLASIAGSGSN
- the LOC116196600 gene encoding uncharacterized protein LOC116196600 isoform X1, coding for MAGEASSNEVLRRAVEAIKSSDVVESRTELISGLGDLVISKKCDICFLFENLIAFWEDFTCLDVSQCTLNKSIVQVASNYVVSGKSGVLSLFLVLGTKASLWSRKHFKMTIMSMEDSHEEEHSKVFYQLLLDVLNFSAASFSAPTDSYAFEENNLVGIVENSILEQLALMKDLLEHITRLESYGSEVLKVSQLVIDSIIRFCGEQCQAKSWDSFSKNPDKEGIMDCEGTISVNPIINIRKYAIQRLCELGTVAAKGGHLVSILNTSWKGVVTLLQQDNGSLEAVLDVSDIILKLISLANHSLRSAAESWSSSLKEPISVAVARRTFVPVKFYLVNAVKISSFCPTQAFLVHREIILCVMMISSFRVSLSTETNLKIASEVSSELLEQMSMSLLYSILNPDEVEEQMKFEIMDRLFTSEGCHSSSQEDPCGHNIMQMEKIFSLTCDSISCTKTLILGRVLLFMCLLRSSIDAEENVKIVITRKLGWLFNMLIDEEVYACILSMQIPLSHGTKQKTQFVWEPMFLSLLESLKTFMIAASSSLAWGELVSFLLDNIFHPHLLCWEIVMELLCFLMRYAEKNVASSLIDKLCSCFKSVACLGSILDPNSAVRKIARSISMLVKCGAQPVADRVHSSLIGGDRSQLSSVMLVALLMEGFSLQLLSDNFREIVRKRIITDYCGFIETFHGKLLGACGSSLFGAPVFALSASLPSLQVNESGIDKKTLQFLFAILGTLSESSDTRVSYNCHRLLAETLGIFSHMNGLYKSNEMEAIILQLHKLFISKAASDTQQQRSKAELALFMAGFGHMDMSETEECKKGSAVCGLYHMLLRERHWALIHLAIASFGYFAARSSCNQLWRFVPDNAALSYDILGGYEVSEERFMCEFKAFLEKERALPELAPSSEQILLLQEEAALLKEAVRKKIQTLETEEMDCEVVEIDHEQLSSKRRKMPDGISKGVELLQSGLKVIGEGLSQWQKTQPNSLDLHDKLLTHFSCLEDAITNLASIAGSGSN
- the LOC116196600 gene encoding uncharacterized protein LOC116196600 isoform X3, translated to MTIMSMEDSHEEEHSKVFYQLLLDVLNFSAASFSAPTDSYAFEENNLVGIVENSILEQLALMKDLLEHITRLESYGSEVLKVSQLVIDSIIRFCGEQCQAKSWDSFSKNPDKEGIMDCEGTISVNPIINIRKYAIQRLCELGTVAAKGGHLVSILNTSWKGVVTLLQQDNGSLEAVLDVSDIILKLISLANHSLRSAAESWSSSLKEPISVAVARRTFVPVKFYLVNAVKISSFCPTQAFLVHREIILCVMMISSFRVSLSTETNLKIASEVSSELLEQMSMSLLYSILNPDEVEEQMKFEIMDRLFTSEGCHSSSQEDPCGHNIMQMEKIFSLTCDSISCTKTLILGRVLLFMCLLRSSIDAEENVKIVITRKLGWLFNMLIDEEVYACILSMQIPLSHGTKQKTQFVWEPMFLSLLESLKTFMIAASSSLAWGELVSFLLDNIFHPHLLCWEIVMELLCFLMRYAEKNVASSLIDKLCSCFKSVACLGSILDPNSAVRKIARSISMLVKCGAQPVADRVHSSLIGGDRSQLSSVMLVALLMEGFSLQLLSDNFREIVRKRIITDYCGFIETFHGKLLGACGSSLFGAPVFALSASLPSLQVNESGIDKKTLQFLFAILGTLSESSDTRVSYNCHRLLAETLGIFSHMNGLYKSNEMEAIILQLHKLFISKAASDTQQQRSKAELALFMAGFGHMDMSETEECKKGSAVCGLYHMLLRERHWALIHLAIASFGYFAARSSCNQLWRFVPDNAALSYDILGGYEVSEERFMCEFKAFLEKERALPELAPSSEQILLLQEEAALLKEAVRKKIQTLETEEMDCEVVEIDHEQLSSKRRKMPDGISKGVELLQSGLKVIGEGLSQWQKTQPNSLDLHDKLLTHFSCLEDAITNLASIAGSGSN